A genomic window from Engraulis encrasicolus isolate BLACKSEA-1 chromosome 14, IST_EnEncr_1.0, whole genome shotgun sequence includes:
- the ppp4r2b gene encoding serine/threonine-protein phosphatase 4 regulatory subunit 2-B, which yields MEIDTLLEALKDFEKKAKKEPTPVLEQFLCHVSKTGETLVPWSQFKSYFIFKLEKVMDDFKATAPEQRGPSNPNVECIPFEEMKARILKIVNGYTGIPFTIQRLCELLTEPKRNYTGTEKFLRGVEKNVMVVSCVHPTSEKNGCSGVSRMNGVMLPGNTSAFAERKVNGPGTPRPLNRQKVSLASSLATNGLPDSTENKDPNTGSGHSKTHSEASPSGPSRVLTRSKHSVKDEEEEESLEEEQPEVKRLKFLKDGEEGGAEEEEEDDEEEEDEEEEAEVDPAPPAEAESHRPAALAPESSTDAKQALAQSSGSPSDKRDEELEEEEEDSGPASSTAACQDQEPSSTQSEASSEESKAGEKKEKKKGAAAKREADSEERELPSGSNDSPNSEPTDMDQSEQSAPSGTAASPESREAGEESNEHVSSSSSSSSSSSSSCSEESEESSAAPAATPSDSTTEPPTEGTPESASSAAQDSATAEEPMEVD from the exons ATGGAAATCGACACTCTTCTGGAGGCACTTAAAG ACTTCGAGAAGAAAGCGAAGAAAGAACCCACTCCTGTGTTGGAGCAGTTTCTATGCCACGTTTCCAAAACTGGAGAAACTCT GGTGCCATGGTCCCAGTTCAAGAGTTACTTCATCTTCAAGCTGGAGAAGGTGATGGATGACTTCAAGGCCACAGCCCCGGAGCAGCGGGGACCCTCTAATCCAAACGTGGAGTGCATTCCCTTCGAGGAGATGAAGGCCCGGATACTGAAGATCGTCAATGGATACACAGG AATCCCTTTCACCATCCAGAGGCTGTGTGAGCTGCTGACTGAGCCAAAGAGGAACTACACCGGCACAGAGAAGTTCCTACGGGGAGTGGAGAAG AATGTAATGGTGGTCAGTTGTGTGCACCCCACATCAGA GAAGAACGGGTGCAGTGGCGTGAGCAGAATGAATGGTGTGATGTTGCCTGGCAATACTTCTGCATTTGCGGAGAG gaAAGTGAATGGCCCGGGGACACCCAGACCATTGAACAGGCAGAAGGTCTCGCTGGCTAGTTCGCTTGCCACCAACGGCCTTCCCGACAGCACAGAGAATAAGGACCCCAACACGGGGAGTggacacagcaaaacacacag CGAAGCGTCTCCGTCAGGCCCCAGCCGGGTGCTGACGAGGAGCAAGCACTCGGtgaaggacgaggaggaggaggagagcctgGAGGAGGAGCAGCCGGAGGTGAAGAGGCTCAAGTTCCTGAAGGACGGGGAGGAGGGAggcgcagaggaagaggaggaggacgatgaggaggaagaggacgaggaagaggaggccgAGGTGGACCCCGCACCCCCGGCGGAGGCCGAGAGCCACCGGCCTGCTGCGCTTGCTCCCGAGAGCTCCACGGACGCCAAGCAGGCCCTCGCCCAGTCCTCTGGCTCGCCGTCGGACAAGAGGGACGAagagctggaggaggaagaggaggactcgGGGCCAGCCAGCTCCACGGCCGCCTGCCAGGACCAAG agccTTCAAGCACCCAGTCGGAGGCCAGTTCAGAGGAGAGCAAAGcgggagagaaaaaggaaaagaagaagggtGCCGCTGCGAAGAGGGAGGCCGACTCGGAAGAGCGTGAGCTGCCCAGTGGCTCCAACGACAGCCCCAACAGCGAGCCCACCGACATGGACCAATCGGAACAGAGCGCGCCCTCCGGCACGGCGGCCAGTCCCGAGAGccgggaggcaggagaggagagcaatgaacacgtcagcagcagcagcagcagtagcagtagtagtagtagcagctgcAGTGAAGAGAGCGAAGAGTCCAGCGCTGCCCCTGCTGCCACCCCCTCTGACAGTACCACAGAGCCCCCCACAGAGGGCACCCCCGAGTCTGCCTCCTCGGCGGCTCAGGACTCGGCCACAGCAGAAGAGCCCATGGAGGTGGACTAG